The sequence CAATCAACTTTAGCATAAGATTGTTAATCTAATTCCTGGTAGACAATTAAGAAGACTACATCCATTAAAGGTGAATTAAAATGcttcagatatttttatatataaagaagtttaactttttaaaagaaatttattttaatcaaaaaaaaaacgTGTTTTGATTACATTGAATGTTAAGTGGCAACCATCATACAATTATATACCTCCATATCTTTAATACACACATGAATATGGTTATTTGTTCTTAAGTATCTCCATAGTTTGACATATTCAGTGGCTCTTTAGTGTTGTCCCtgcctttccttgccttttaaaAGCTAGTGTCAACTGCAACTTCTCAGCACTTCTTCAGCGGTCACCACCAAAACCCTACCTACTATTTACTAAGAACTCAGATACCTTATGACCAATACTAATTGTCACCACCACCCTGCAAAAGAGGCACTGTTGTCCTTATGTGGTAGATGGAAAAAACTAATGTTCAGAGATTAAATAAAGGGTTACTCTAGGCATCCAACTccctcccaaaaaacaaatgtgttAGCTATTTAATTCCTTACTGAGGAGTGGTTGATAGTATTTTAAGTTCTAGGAACctgtttaaacaaataaaataaaaactgaaaagaaacagtAGATTATAAACTTCTCAAAGCTGGAAATATACTTATTCAAggtataaataaaaactaaaaccaaagttCATCTTGTATCATGATGACACTAGCATAGCTCCAATATGATCAGTAtcttcccaaaaaaacaaacaaataaataaaagaaacggTGTCTTCCtatcaaaacagtatttttatacGTCCATTCAATAGTGCACATACCTGTGTATCTCAGGGCTCTTTTGCCTGGCACTATGTTCTTCAGTGGCTTTCTGATACGAAGTGAACCTCTCGTTTAGAGTCACTGCAGCTGATTTGAAGTATTGCTCTGTTGATTTAGGAGAAATACTGCCCAATTAGTTATCTTTACTTCAAGAGAGATTTTCATTTGTGACAAAAGGGCATGTAGcaggtgaaaagaaaataaaaatactcaagaaACCTAGCAGAAGAGAATCAAGTGTTACAAAGAGCTCCTACTCTGTCCCTTTTAACTTCTTCTACCTCAACAAGTAACTGATACAAAGTTCGTCAGAAAACCCTGTCAACGCTGCATAAATTCCAAGAACAATCAATAGACTAAATTGAGAATCTCTAACTTGATATGAATCATACACTACTTCCTCAAACAGAACAAAAGGAATAATATGTGAATGTCCTTATACCTTGCCAATATGAACCAGGGAAGTTACTTCAAGTAATCATTtgcaaaaaatactgaaataactaCACAGTTGGTTTTAGTGAATACAATTACTTCATCAAGAACTATACTGACAACAAAAACTGGATTTAAGAAAAAACTGAATACTACCatttcaattgaaaaaaatatttttcaaatcaatTAACACTAATTTCTCCAAAAATCTGGCATCTTGGCAAACCTGACAGCACATTCTCTATTATTCTCTTGTCcttctcttaaattttaaaattagtattatcAATACTAGTTTTTAAACCATTCAAGATACGCTGTAAACGTAAAATAGAAAGACGTATAAAGTCATGAAATGTTACATTACTAAGCAAGCTATCTGCTTAACAGGGTCAACATACATCTTTGTCAACTTACCGCCCAATATCCAGCACATGTCTCATAACCAATCATTAAAACTTGAAACGGCCACTACAAGGGTAGTGCCTCAATCATAATTCCATGAAACCCAGGAATTTGAGCTAGCAACTCAGTTTTTATGCCATTTTTGCCAGGAAGACAGAAGATTCAACTTTGCCTGTATCTTTCAACAGCTATTTTACTTTGAAACATGGATTTTGCCATTTCAAAACATATTCCAGGACCTAgttacaatgaaaaagaaaacatcactgGGCATTTTCAGCTCTAAATTAAGAAAGAGCTGTTCAGATCGGTTGCACAATACCAATAATGAAACATAActacagttcttttaaaaaaaaaaaaaagaaaaaaaagaaaaagaaaatgaaaaagaaaaaatttatcaaAACCTGATCTCAAAATTCAGCAATAAACTGTAAAATGTGGAGACAGgtcaaaaaaaggcaaaaaaaaaaaaaaaaagttaatgtttcatattttatgtacCACAATAATATGGTCACAAACTGGTTCACAAACCTAGTTATAGCCAAATAACAAAACTTTTTTGTTaccctttttaaataattacagtcaaaaagaaattaactatTCACTGTTTTGAGACATCAACTGCATAAAGAATTTGCTAATGACAAGTTTCAGCTATTACAATGAGTTGTtctcataaaaagacaaattttttttaaaaaatggcttttaagACCAACAACCACGTAGCTTCCTGGGTAAGAACCTATTTCATAGTAAGCTCCCttttaaacacaaaaagaaaataacaaaaacaaaacaacctaattGCCCAAAAAGTCATACcctaaaacatttgaaaattattagtAACTTTGAAGCTAGAATTACATACGGGTGAAAATAGAGCATCATTACTTtagctaaaatgaacacatgtaACATCTTTAGGACTTAAAGAAAGGTTATTATCGTCCACTATTCATGTAATCACTACTCatctaacatatttttaaatcacttgaaCTCTTTCCCCTTTAAAACTTCCAATAATTCTTTTTCCAGTTTACctgtcattttaaaaagctaagtaTGACAACAAATTAAGTAACACaaaaatatagatagaaaaaCAATACTACTTTTCCACTGGTATCAGGTTTCTTTAAAAGTTGAAGTATTACTCTCAGTAATACTCAAGTCACCATGGCCTTGCTTTATTATAAATCTATGCAAGAGTACATTGTTAAGTCATATGCATGCAAGGATAAATCATCTGTAAGCATTCTACCCTTCCAATACAGTATGACACATTTCAAAGActttgcattaaatatatatcagTTTTGTCACAATACAGATTTTTAGAGTGTGTTTTAACTCTATTTAGTGTTTCAATCACTTTGTATTAAGTACCTCTATGGGTCTTAATGCTAACAAAACTGATAGCTCTTTCatgaaactatttttccaaatttctcaTGGTGTCTATATATTACTTGCTAGCCCTAGAGTACATTAATTATTAAAAGCCTAGTTGTTCACTTTCATTTACAAGAAATACTTAATTCGTACTAATAAACATACCTTTAACATGATGAACCAAGGACAcaatgtgttgaataaatgactcTGAAGTGCTTTTGCTGGCCTGTGGCAACTTAATGTGGTCAAAGATGGATCGGAATTCTTGTTCTTTCTTGACAGAATGGACAAGTGTACTAGCAAGTAGCCTGTCTTTAGTCAAGGAAGCAGGTCTGGAGCATATCGgtaacaaacacacacataacaaacaaaatatacCATTGGTTTGAATACGAAAATGGGAGTGTGTTCacaaaataagataattaaacTAGAATATTAACTAAGCAACCACAGGTTACTTCCTGGGTATCAATGTGGAATTACCTGTTAGAATCATCAAGTGGAACGGGTGCCATTTTGAGTTTGACTTCAGGTCGATGAGAATCACTGGCTATCATTttgatcctaagtgggctctccTCTCTGAAGGTAGACTTTTCTCGTGCATCCAGATTCTTGTGTAGAGGGGGACTGTAATCAAAGAGGTCTTTGAGCTTTTCAGACTTTACCTGCTCAGGTGACTGAGTTTCTTTCTTTACTGttattctttcagaatttttgtcGTCTTCCTTGTGCTTATCTTTTGCAGTGCTAGGCCTTTCCACTACGTAGCCAGTCTCTTTaagtttatagtttttttcttctctaaatccATCACTTTCTCTATTGCCTTTCAGTGAAACTTTGGACTTGTACTTGGGTCCTTCCTCCTCAGTATTCCGGTGAGATGTAGTAGCAAAATTTTTACCCTGATCTGCAAGGACTGACTTCCTGAACTGTCTAtagtcctctgtctcctctgtgtcATCCCCTTCGGAatcattaaacttttgttttccaGACTCTTTATCGCTAAAGTAATCTAGAGCTTCCTGATCTTcccattctccctctgccctccctttctctgatcctttctccTTTGGAGCCTCTTTATCCCTGGTATTACCCCTATCAAGCAGGAATACTCTAGACTCTTCATCTGTGAACCTGTGAATAAGCAGAGAAGAGGATGGTAACTCTGGATTGCATTCACTGTGGATCACTTGTATACTTCTACATGTTGCCCAACATCGCAGGaccaataataagagaaaaaaaaaccaccgaaaactgtttttcataattctacttttaaaaaacattaaaagcagcCATACAGCACTTACATactgagtttttaaataaatatacatgagaCCTCctgaagtttaaaaagtaaaagccatTCTCAAAAACCTGTTCTAGTCATAGCCACAATTCTGCACGAACAAATCCAATTCCAGAAATTCTATAACATGCAACACTTTAATTTTTGAGGCTAAGAACCACTAATAAACAATGTACCTATCTATCAGAACTCTACATATAATTATACTCAAAATTTCAGACTATTACACTTCCCTactaaaagaaatgaattcacCAAAACTTAGTAATATTATTTAATACTCTAAGTGAATCACAAAATATTTCACATCTGCTCTGCTGCAGAAAATGATTTCTGGCAATACTAAGTAGAAACTGTATtagttcaataaaaaattttattctaggTTATACAGCAATATGCCATAAATAGCATGCCTGTTCTATTTTCTCAAACTACATTTAGTAACCAATTTTCACTGAGTTTTTTAGCAACTCTTAGGCAATGCTTTAAACAAAGTATATTTCAAAGGTTACTAGAGCAAGAAATAATTAGCTTTTCTATAGTCAGATAGATTTATTAAGAATTGGCAGTTGCATGTAGAATACCACAAAAGTAAGAGCACGTACTGTAACTATTATTCACATAGGTCACGTTATAatggtgaagaaaacaaaataagcttTCAATGCTCTAACACAAAATTAAGTTGTTACAACATAACTATTAGTTATACTTTATGTTactacatttttttgtttacattaatTCTAGACtgactgaaaatggattaaaattgaagaaatataaattagCTTCTATTAAAACACTTAATTTCCAAAGTTAACCAAATGTAGTAAAAACCACTTGGAATTATAAAAAAGTCAGGAGTAAAAACAATGCAATTGTAAGTCTTATATACccaaacagaatccaaagaacaCAACTATTAATATTATAATCTAAAGATTTTAGTGTTTACCTTTTCAAGAATTTTCCTGTCTTTGCAGTTTCCTGATCTCCACCATCAGGATAAAATGAAGAACGTCCCCTAGCCTCATCTCTTGGAGCATTCTGTGGTGTGATTGTCTTTGCAGGGCTTCTTCGTGAAGGGATATGATGAATTGGACTATTCTGAGAAGGACTGTACCGACTAGATCCATTTCCAACAGAACCAGACCCAGATCTTTCAGGACTATGCTGAATGGAATGTGAATGCTGAGAGGGGGTGTTTTTTGCAGAGTGAACTGTACTGAGCATGGGGGCATCAGAGCAAGACGAACTCTGACTAGGTGGTGTAGCAATCGGTGAAGGACTATGAGGAGATCTGGGACTGTTATCATAGGCTGAAAGGCCAGGCCAAATATCACCAGATGTGGCTGATGATTTGTTAAACTCATCAATAGATTCAGATGGATCATGTTCAAATGTATCTTTCGGTTCCTCCTGTGATTTACTTTTCAAAGGACTCTCTTCTTGGGGCTCCCCTTcagcttttttggtttgtttttcctgaGACCCTCGTCTTTTAGAGACAGGAGATTTGCTATATGGGGATGAAGAACGAGAAGAGGATGATCTTGGAGACCTAGAAGATCTATATGACCGGCGAGATCTGCTTCGGGATCTTTGAGAAGAAACGGATCTTCTTTTTGGACTCCTGGAACGTGAACGACCTCGTCTAGGACTCCTAGAGTGTCTTCTATTCCAGACAGGTCTATAACCACCTCGATGGTATCTACCTCCTCCTCCTTGATAataccctctgccccttcctctgtaCCCATAAGGCCGTCTCATTCCTCTATTATTTCTGTAATCTCGACGATAATCTCTAGAATAAATACGATCTCTACTACGAGATCTTGAGTATGTCCTGGAACGAGACCtagaactaaaaatgaaataaatatcaatgtaagaaaaacaaactattcTATTCTACCGTTCTAAATACTTCTGGTTGAATATAACATGTAAATAGTCCAAAccaaaaatgtatatggaaaaaaaaaaacccctctcaTTTATGCAAAAGTAAAGTTTACTGTTTTCAATGAACAAAGTTTCATTACTAAGGTAAATACTGAAAGAATAAAGTAAAGGCCTTAGGAATGAAGGCacacaaaaatgggaaaaaatggataTACCTAACAGCAGGACATACTAAACAAATTACAGAAAAGTTATTCAGGTACTTATAGTAAAAcagtaaaagaatatttaatggcatGGAAAAATATTCATCAATGACATACTACTGGCCAAATGCACACATAATATTGAGACATCAGAATCAGAAATAATGAGAAACTATGAAATAATATGCAAAGATGATTTACTGTCAAATAGTTCTCCCATTATTCATCTCTTAATGTAAATTCAAAGAAATCTACCATACATGTACAGTATAGTAAGaatctgagatgaagtcagactaACTGAAATCAAACCtaagctctgccatttactagcttgCAACCTAAACAATTCTCAATTTCCCCAACTCTACAATGAAGGTAGATGAATTCATTTCACAGGGTTATTTGAGAATATATTAATGACTTTAGCATTGTGTCTAAATATAGCAAGCACTCCATGAACATCAACCAATACGACTATcattattaaaagaattaaaaacacaggAATTCACCTGTATCTCTTCTTTCTAGAATGTGATCTTGATCTTGATCGAGAACTAGACTGTGATCTAGACTTTGATCTCGAAGAATGTGATCTAGAATTGGAGCGacccatttcttttctcctagTCAATAAGAGAGcaaaaaagtaaacaacaacaacaacaacaaaactaccaTTCAGTTAAAGAAGTTTCACACAAGACAAATTGAATTATACAAGGCACAAGTTTCTCTAAGGATCTTACTCatcgtttcctttttttttttttttaactttttttaacatttattaatttttgagagacagagagaggcagagcatgagcaggggaggggggagagagaggggaaggggggggtggagagaaagagagagagacagaatccaaagcaggctccaggttctgagctgtttgttagcacagagcctgacacggggcttgaactcacgaactgccagaccatgacctgagctgaagtctgacgctcaaccgactgagccacccaggcgccccaggatcttactcatcattttcaaatgaatacTGAGACAATTATCCCTGACTAAAACTATATCTTCACCTGCATAACAGGTACTATATATTGTAGATACAACAGCACCTACATGCCTTAATTCAAAAAGGAAGCAGCTGCAGAAGCCAGAAAGTAATATCAGACTGCAGCAACATGTTAGAGGTTATTCCATGACCAATACAAATGCCTACCTCTCctgtaaaaaagataaatatcacagtattacagataaggaacctgaaacaaaacacaagtggcataatactaaaaataataataatgatgatgataataataataataaacctagCGACTGTCATCCTAAGTGCTTTATGGCCTTAAAATGGAACTAAATTAACCACTCCATGCATATAATGCTGCATGACTACATTAGAAAAATGGACTTATGTGACAATGCTAGTTCACCCTGTAGCTTTCTGGTAAGTCAATGGACTGTAAAGATTGCTGCAAAAAAAGACAGTGGAACtacaagaaagagagaagttgGGCACGAGTATTCTAACTTTTTCTAATATTGCATTAATATCTAATGGAATAATCAGACCTCATTGGGTACAGAAATCATAATAAGACAAAACGATTTAGGAAATCTACTCACAAAATTAAACCTATAGATGTACCTCCCAAGTTTATATGTGCCCCCCCAAGTTTGTTTATGCTATAACTATTTCCTAATTTCAACTAACTtattactgaaatcattgtttccaaaaaaattgaCTCACTAAACTTGCAACAGCCTCCAATTCTCTTACAACCCAGTATTTTTGAAGGCATTTAACTTTACCTACCTAGGCTCTGCTCAgtattatgaaataatatttataagtgCTAACGTTGAGTTGAATTACAGAAAAAGCAACCATCATATCTGCAtatatacttcattaaaaaacaaatgacaggGCACCCGGGAGGCttagtcggttacgtgtccgacttcagctcaggtcccgatctcacggtttgtgagttcaagttccacaatgggcttgctgctgtcagtacgaagcccacttcggatcctcctctgtcccccctctctgcctccaaccccactctcatgtgctctctcaaaaataaataaacgtttaaaaaaataacaaattcagggtttcagatatatatatttatctcaaaagaaaacataactaTCCTCAAATACACAAACGTCACCTCTATCTTCTCATAAATAAGGCATATGTAAAGATACTACCTTCCTCAGAGTTGTACTGAGTACTAAATGAGTTGACACAAGTAATACAATCAACTTTAATTAACATCAGTGCAAAAGTGTTAAAAAGTTATAGAATTTCTCTTATATGCATAAGGGAAGgagttattttgttatttttaaacagctttgtGTTCTGAGTCTTTGATGTATAAAAGTGGAAGCAGGCACACAACACAGAGGCAGAAGATAGAGAATCTTTctcataaaacttttaaaatctggCTTACTTCATTCAAGCCACCAAAACAAACACCACAAAAGCTTCAGACTACATCACTTTTAATCACTCAGACAGAATTATGAATTAAGTAGTCACATTTTCTCAAACTAaaactgaaaactagaaaaacGAATGCTATTTACCTTGGGTTTTATTCAGGATTAAGCAGTCAAGTGAAGTCTTTGAGATGTTGTTAAAATTCTTCCTGGAGAAAACGTTCTGAGAAATTAAACTCTGAATTCAAATTCctagcaaagattaaaaaaaaaaacacacaaggagTTTGATTTATGGTAAATTAAAATACCCacttttcacaaaaatgaatCATATTAGGCAGTGAAACGCTCAATAAAGGCACTAGTGATTTTAGGGAAAGGGAGACTGATTtaggaaataaacttttaacCATAAAagcttaagaaattttttttgttttaatcagaatGCAGATGTGCACCATGAAACTGACagcacttttactttttaatttaaatacttgAATTTTAATGATAGCAATTTGAGCTTTAGAAAACAGAAGCTATGCTGCTATCCTatcaaaaaaatttcaaagtggCTAATACAATGCCAAATATGGTATTCTTGGAATAGCAAAACATGTCACCTATTGGTTATTAGTATTCATAATGCTCTAACTATAACTTACCTAAAGTATGAGTTTAATGTTTTGCTACTTATCTTAATCTTTGTTCTCTTTTGGCCACCTCCTTTCTACAATTTCATTTGAAACAggtttctaaaattcatatgaacaGCTATCACAGTAATCCTAGCTCTGTACCTAAAAGCATTTTAATACACATACAAACGTTCCAATAAAAGAACAACTTGTAAACGAAACAAGTATCTAATAAAAGCCAATACTGTTCCTAATTTACTATTACtacacaaataaatttaaattttgcacAAAATATTAAGCAGTTATCAATACTGAAAAAGTTAGCTTTATGAATAACATTCAGTGATTACCAATCATGTGCATAGGACATTCAAAAAAACATGAAGGGAGCAGAAACTAAAGAATACAAGATTGCTACATGCCTAAAATCAACAAATTCATAAACcacttttaatgaaaaaaatacacataaatatgaaaatctgTGAATCTTACCAAAGATCCaataaaaaatgcaatgaaagtagaaatacaaaggaaaagaaatgataaaattaaactGGTCAATCAACAATGTTGTcccctagggtgcctgggtggcttagttggttaagcatctgactcttgatttcagctcaggtcgtgatctcaaggttggtggggttcgtgggtttgaaccccacattggactctgtgctagcactgcagagcctgcatgggattctccctctctccgccactccctctccatctctctctcaaaataaataaactttaaaaaaagttaagaatattGTCCCCTAAATACCCATGGCCCTATCGCTGGGAAAATTAAGAGATTTGAGGTTCAATCTACAAAGAACAGGAACTTagtaattaagaaaaacatactaaaataaaatacaataaaaatacaagactggacacaaaaacaaaaggatttcTAAAGTACatgcatgtttagttttaaaaatatcgaatccggggggggggggggggcagagaaaaacTCTAATCTTCTAAATTGATGTATTGTTATGAAACTTTACTCTGGACCTTCTAAGTCCAACACTACTGATTCATTACTGGAAGTGACACAAGACTCATTTTAGTTAACACTTTCCCTAAACATTTCTAAAAGGctaattttaatttctgcatATCTGAAGAAAAAGTCAACTGCCAAATCCCTCTTTACTCcaagtcatgatttttttttttttaattccaagaaAATATAcaccagaaataataaagagaggAAGGGCTGAAGGCTGTTTTACTAATAGATACATATTCTTGTTCACAATCTATAAGTATATTCAAGTACCCATACCAAGAATTCAAAAATCATATGTGAAGCATGacacataatatatttaatactatttaatatataatatttaatgaaaaatatatttaacattaatatttaacatagtacAAAAACTACAGTCAGCTCAgcgaattctttttttaatgaaaatctaTGTACAAAGCACTGTGCTAGTTTTATGGGAAACATGACTATGGCAGAGGTGCCTGCTCCCCAAAAACTAACTAGTGAAGAACAGAAATCAACAAATCATAGCAAAGACATCTTAAGTACCAACTTAAGAATTATGCTAGGTGACCTTAA is a genomic window of Panthera uncia isolate 11264 chromosome B2 unlocalized genomic scaffold, Puncia_PCG_1.0 HiC_scaffold_24, whole genome shotgun sequence containing:
- the BCLAF1 gene encoding bcl-2-associated transcription factor 1 isoform X3, which produces MGRSNSRSHSSRSKSRSQSSSRSRSRSHSRKKRYSSRSRSRTYSRSRSRDRIYSRDYRRDYRNNRGMRRPYGYRGRGRGYYQGGGGRYHRGGYRPVWNRRHSRSPRRGRSRSRSPKRRSVSSQRSRSRSRRSYRSSRSPRSSSSRSSSPYSKSPVSKRRGSQEKQTKKAEGEPQEESPLKSKSQEEPKDTFEHDPSESIDEFNKSSATSGDIWPGLSAYDNSPRSPHSPSPIATPPSQSSSCSDAPMLSTVHSAKNTPSQHSHSIQHSPERSGSGSVGNGSSRYSPSQNSPIHHIPSRRSPAKTITPQNAPRDEARGRSSFYPDGGDQETAKTGKFLKRFTDEESRVFLLDRGNTRDKEAPKEKGSEKGRAEGEWEDQEALDYFSDKESGKQKFNDSEGDDTEETEDYRQFRKSVLADQGKNFATTSHRNTEEEGPKYKSKVSLKGNRESDGFREEKNYKLKETGYVVERPSTAKDKHKEDDKNSERITVKKETQSPEQVKSEKLKDLFDYSPPLHKNLDAREKSTFREESPLRIKMIASDSHRPEVKLKMAPVPLDDSNRPASLTKDRLLASTLVHSVKKEQEFRSIFDHIKLPQASKSTSESFIQHIVSLVHHVKEQYFKSAAVTLNERFTSYQKATEEHSARQKSPEIHRRIDISPSALRKHTRLAGEERVFKEENQKGDKKLRCDSADLRHDIDRRRKERSKERGDSKGSRESSGSRKQEKTPKDYKEYKSYKDDSKHKSREQDHSRSSSSSASPSSPSSREEKESKKEREDEFKTHHELKEYSGFGGVSRPRGTFHDDRDDGVDYWAKRGRGRGTFQRGRGRFNFKKSGSSPKWTHDKYQGDGIVEDEEETMENNEEKKDRRKEEKE
- the BCLAF1 gene encoding bcl-2-associated transcription factor 1 isoform X4, whose protein sequence is MGRSNSRSHSSRSKSRSQSSSRSRSRSHSRKKRYRSRSRTYSRSRSRDRIYSRDYRRDYRNNRGMRRPYGYRGRGRGYYQGGGGRYHRGGYRPVWNRRHSRSPRRGRSRSRSPKRRSVSSQRSRSRSRRSYRSSRSPRSSSSRSSSPYSKSPVSKRRGSQEKQTKKAEGEPQEESPLKSKSQEEPKDTFEHDPSESIDEFNKSSATSGDIWPGLSAYDNSPRSPHSPSPIATPPSQSSSCSDAPMLSTVHSAKNTPSQHSHSIQHSPERSGSGSVGNGSSRYSPSQNSPIHHIPSRRSPAKTITPQNAPRDEARGRSSFYPDGGDQETAKTGKFLKRFTDEESRVFLLDRGNTRDKEAPKEKGSEKGRAEGEWEDQEALDYFSDKESGKQKFNDSEGDDTEETEDYRQFRKSVLADQGKNFATTSHRNTEEEGPKYKSKVSLKGNRESDGFREEKNYKLKETGYVVERPSTAKDKHKEDDKNSERITVKKETQSPEQVKSEKLKDLFDYSPPLHKNLDAREKSTFREESPLRIKMIASDSHRPEVKLKMAPVPLDDSNRPASLTKDRLLASTLVHSVKKEQEFRSIFDHIKLPQASKSTSESFIQHIVSLVHHVKEQYFKSAAVTLNERFTSYQKATEEHSARQKSPEIHRRIDISPSALRKHTRLAGEERVFKEENQKGDKKLRCDSADLRHDIDRRRKERSKERGDSKGSRESSGSRKQEKTPKDYKEYKSYKDDSKHKSREQDHSRSSSSSASPSSPSSREEKESKKEREDEFKTHHELKEYSGFGGVSRPRGTFHDDRDDGVDYWAKRGRGRGTFQRGRGRFNFKKSGSSPKWTHDKYQGDGIVEDEEETMENNEEKKDRRKEEKE
- the BCLAF1 gene encoding bcl-2-associated transcription factor 1 isoform X1; this encodes MGRSNSRSHSSRSKSRSQSSSRSRSRSHSRKKRYSSRSRSRTYSRSRSRDRIYSRDYRRDYRNNRGMRRPYGYRGRGRGYYQGGGGRYHRGGYRPVWNRRHSRSPRRGRSRSRSPKRRSVSSQRSRSRSRRSYRSSRSPRSSSSRSSSPYSKSPVSKRRGSQEKQTKKAEGEPQEESPLKSKSQEEPKDTFEHDPSESIDEFNKSSATSGDIWPGLSAYDNSPRSPHSPSPIATPPSQSSSCSDAPMLSTVHSAKNTPSQHSHSIQHSPERSGSGSVGNGSSRYSPSQNSPIHHIPSRRSPAKTITPQNAPRDEARGRSSFYPDGGDQETAKTGKFLKRFTDEESRVFLLDRGNTRDKEAPKEKGSEKGRAEGEWEDQEALDYFSDKESGKQKFNDSEGDDTEETEDYRQFRKSVLADQGKNFATTSHRNTEEEGPKYKSKVSLKGNRESDGFREEKNYKLKETGYVVERPSTAKDKHKEDDKNSERITVKKETQSPEQVKSEKLKDLFDYSPPLHKNLDAREKSTFREESPLRIKMIASDSHRPEVKLKMAPVPLDDSNRPASLTKDRLLASTLVHSVKKEQEFRSIFDHIKLPQASKSTSESFIQHIVSLVHHVKEQYFKSAAVTLNERFTSYQKATEEHSARQKSPEIHRRIDISPSALRKHTRLAGEERVFKEENQKGDKKLRCDSADLRHDIDRRRKERSKERGDSKGSRESSGSRKQEKTPKDYKEYKSYKDDSKHKSREQDHSRSSSSSASPSSPSSREEKESKKEREDEFKTHHELKEYSGFGGVSRPRGTFFRIRGRGRARGVFAGTNTGPNNSNTTFQKRPKEEEWDPEYTPKSKKYFLHDDRDDGVDYWAKRGRGRGTFQRGRGRFNFKKSGSSPKWTHDKYQGDGIVEDEEETMENNEEKKDRRKEEKE
- the BCLAF1 gene encoding bcl-2-associated transcription factor 1 isoform X2; this encodes MGRSNSRSHSSRSKSRSQSSSRSRSRSHSRKKRYRSRSRTYSRSRSRDRIYSRDYRRDYRNNRGMRRPYGYRGRGRGYYQGGGGRYHRGGYRPVWNRRHSRSPRRGRSRSRSPKRRSVSSQRSRSRSRRSYRSSRSPRSSSSRSSSPYSKSPVSKRRGSQEKQTKKAEGEPQEESPLKSKSQEEPKDTFEHDPSESIDEFNKSSATSGDIWPGLSAYDNSPRSPHSPSPIATPPSQSSSCSDAPMLSTVHSAKNTPSQHSHSIQHSPERSGSGSVGNGSSRYSPSQNSPIHHIPSRRSPAKTITPQNAPRDEARGRSSFYPDGGDQETAKTGKFLKRFTDEESRVFLLDRGNTRDKEAPKEKGSEKGRAEGEWEDQEALDYFSDKESGKQKFNDSEGDDTEETEDYRQFRKSVLADQGKNFATTSHRNTEEEGPKYKSKVSLKGNRESDGFREEKNYKLKETGYVVERPSTAKDKHKEDDKNSERITVKKETQSPEQVKSEKLKDLFDYSPPLHKNLDAREKSTFREESPLRIKMIASDSHRPEVKLKMAPVPLDDSNRPASLTKDRLLASTLVHSVKKEQEFRSIFDHIKLPQASKSTSESFIQHIVSLVHHVKEQYFKSAAVTLNERFTSYQKATEEHSARQKSPEIHRRIDISPSALRKHTRLAGEERVFKEENQKGDKKLRCDSADLRHDIDRRRKERSKERGDSKGSRESSGSRKQEKTPKDYKEYKSYKDDSKHKSREQDHSRSSSSSASPSSPSSREEKESKKEREDEFKTHHELKEYSGFGGVSRPRGTFFRIRGRGRARGVFAGTNTGPNNSNTTFQKRPKEEEWDPEYTPKSKKYFLHDDRDDGVDYWAKRGRGRGTFQRGRGRFNFKKSGSSPKWTHDKYQGDGIVEDEEETMENNEEKKDRRKEEKE